Proteins from one Listeria weihenstephanensis genomic window:
- a CDS encoding sulfite exporter TauE/SafE family protein, whose product MTTYVIGILILGVFVGLVSGMFGLGGGGIIVPVLLVLLPFVGVPKSELMFMAMGTSFATMIISTSATAYNQYRSQNIDFTRVKLFLPALLLTVLITSQIVTSMDQNFLKLFFSLFLVYFGVKMLIQSKRTVTEIADVMTYPKTKNSLAAIGIGVIATLGGVSGAGLIVPFFNKTGLNIKKAIGTAAFCGVFLTIFAAVGFTVSGLTYPDLPPYSLGFIHLPTVLLISILSVPMTKVGVKIMLKISDNNIKRYFALFLIALSLYMIVMAVKALIG is encoded by the coding sequence ATGACAACTTATGTTATAGGGATATTAATTTTGGGCGTATTTGTTGGCTTGGTTTCTGGCATGTTTGGTCTTGGGGGAGGTGGGATTATTGTTCCGGTCTTGCTGGTCTTGCTACCTTTCGTCGGTGTACCAAAATCAGAACTAATGTTTATGGCTATGGGGACGTCATTTGCGACGATGATTATCAGTACTTCTGCCACGGCTTATAATCAATACCGCAGCCAAAATATCGATTTTACTCGGGTGAAGTTATTTCTTCCAGCGCTACTGTTAACAGTCCTTATTACGAGCCAGATAGTAACTTCCATGGATCAAAATTTTCTGAAGCTCTTCTTCTCCTTATTTTTAGTTTATTTTGGCGTGAAAATGCTGATTCAGAGTAAGCGAACCGTGACTGAAATAGCGGACGTGATGACGTATCCTAAAACTAAGAATTCGCTTGCTGCAATTGGAATTGGCGTGATTGCAACTTTGGGCGGAGTATCTGGTGCGGGCTTAATTGTCCCGTTCTTTAATAAAACTGGTTTGAATATCAAAAAAGCAATTGGAACGGCCGCTTTTTGTGGTGTTTTCTTAACTATTTTTGCTGCTGTTGGTTTTACCGTTAGCGGTCTGACGTACCCTGATTTGCCGCCATATTCATTGGGGTTTATTCACCTTCCAACCGTGTTGCTGATTTCGATTCTTTCGGTTCCGATGACAAAAGTGGGTGTGAAGATCATGCTCAAAATTTCTGATAACAACATAAAACGCTATTTTGCGCTATTCTTGATTGCTCTTAGCCTTTACATGATTGTGATGGCGGTAAAAGCGCTGATAGGATAA
- a CDS encoding MarR family winged helix-turn-helix transcriptional regulator — protein MTTSQNDILTSFVSLTEKIANSKTNILDFGSPEMTFYRGEIHMIKMIGEFPGIYCSELARKLGITRAVVHRTVGILQKRGFIVRGSDEEDKKKFHLFLSDSGRQAYQLHEEYHQKHDQALLDYINELSPDQLESIGGFLKHATDLIDNHA, from the coding sequence ATGACCACATCACAAAATGACATCCTAACATCATTTGTATCGCTAACTGAAAAAATAGCGAATAGCAAGACAAATATTCTCGATTTTGGCAGTCCTGAAATGACTTTTTATCGTGGGGAAATCCATATGATCAAAATGATCGGGGAATTTCCAGGGATATACTGTTCTGAACTCGCGCGTAAATTGGGTATCACGCGGGCGGTTGTTCATCGGACTGTGGGGATTTTACAAAAAAGGGGATTCATCGTTAGAGGTTCTGATGAGGAGGATAAAAAGAAATTCCATCTTTTTCTGAGCGATTCTGGCAGGCAAGCTTACCAGCTCCACGAAGAATATCATCAAAAACATGATCAGGCACTTTTAGATTACATAAACGAACTATCTCCTGATCAATTAGAAAGTATCGGCGGATTCTTAAAACATGCTACGGATTTAATTGACAATCATGCCTAA
- the cas13a gene encoding type VI-A CRISPR-associated RNA-guided ribonuclease Cas13a, whose protein sequence is MKITKMRVDGRTIVMERTSKEGQLVYEGIDGNKTTEIIFDKKKESFYKSILNKTVRKPDEKEKNRRKQAINKAINKEITELMLALLHQEVPSQKLHNLKSLNTESLTKLFKPKFQNMISYPPSKGAEHVQFCLTDIAVPAIRDLDEIKPDWGIFFEKLKPYTDWAESYIHYKQTTIQKSIEQNKIQSPDSPRKLVLQKYVTAFLNGEPLGLDLVAKKYKLADLAESFKVVDLNEDKSANYKIKACLQQHQRNILDELKEDPELNQYGIEVKKYIQRYFPIKRAPNRSKHARADFLKKELIESTVEQQFKNAVYHYVLEQGKMEAYELTDPKTKDLQDIRSGEAFSFKFINACAFASNNLKMILNPECEKDILGKGDFKKNLPNSTTQSDVVKKMIPFFSDEIQNVNFDEAIWAIRGSIQQIRNEVYHCKKHSWKSILKIKGFEFEPNNMKYTDSDMQKLMDKDIAKIPDFIEEKLKSSGIIRFYSHDKLQSIWEMKQGFSLLTTNAPFVPSFKRVYAKGHDYQTSKNRYYDLGLTTFDILEYGEEDFRARYFLTKLVYYQQFMPWFTADNNAFRDAANFVLRLNKNRQQDAKAFINIREVEEGEMPRDYMGYVQGQIAIHEDSTEDTPNHFEKFISQVFIKGFDSHMRSADLKFIKNPRNQGLEQSEIEEMSFDIKVEPSFLKNKDDYIAFWTFCKMLDARHLSELRNEMIKYDGHLTGEQEIIGLALLGVDSRENDWKQFFSSEREYEKIMKGYVGEELYQREPYRQSDGKTPILFRGVEQARKYGTETVIQRLFDASPEFKVSKCNITEWERQKETIEETIERRKELHNEWEKNPKKPQNNAFFKEYKECCDAIDAYNWHKNKTTLVYVNELHHLLIEILGRYVGYVAIADRDFQCMANQYFKHSGITERVEYWGDNRLKSIKKLDTFLKKEGLFVSEKNARNHIAHLNYLSLKSECTLLYLSERLREIFKYDRKLKNAVSKSLIDILDRHGMSVVFANLKENKHRLVIKSLEPKKLRHLGEKKIDNGYIETNQVSEEYCGIVKRLLEI, encoded by the coding sequence ATGAAAATCACAAAGATGAGAGTAGATGGAAGAACTATCGTAATGGAGAGGACAAGTAAGGAAGGTCAACTGGTTTATGAAGGTATCGATGGAAATAAGACAACAGAAATTATATTTGATAAGAAAAAAGAATCGTTTTATAAGAGTATCCTCAATAAAACTGTGAGAAAACCTGATGAAAAAGAAAAAAATAGGCGTAAGCAGGCAATTAATAAAGCGATTAATAAAGAAATAACAGAATTAATGTTGGCGCTGTTACATCAAGAAGTGCCAAGCCAAAAGTTACATAATTTAAAGAGTCTAAATACGGAATCTTTAACTAAACTATTTAAACCGAAGTTCCAAAACATGATTTCTTATCCGCCTAGCAAAGGTGCCGAACATGTTCAATTTTGCCTTACAGATATAGCGGTACCAGCGATTCGAGATTTAGATGAAATTAAGCCAGATTGGGGCATTTTTTTTGAAAAATTGAAACCCTATACGGATTGGGCAGAATCATACATTCACTATAAGCAGACAACCATACAGAAATCCATTGAGCAAAACAAAATACAGTCCCCTGATTCGCCAAGGAAATTAGTATTGCAAAAATATGTCACAGCCTTTTTGAATGGAGAACCGCTGGGACTCGATCTTGTGGCGAAAAAATATAAACTGGCAGACTTAGCGGAGTCGTTTAAAGTAGTAGATTTGAACGAGGATAAAAGTGCAAACTATAAAATTAAAGCGTGCTTGCAACAACATCAGCGAAATATTTTGGATGAATTGAAAGAAGATCCAGAGTTAAATCAATATGGTATAGAAGTGAAGAAGTATATACAGCGATATTTCCCAATCAAACGTGCACCGAATAGAAGTAAACATGCGCGAGCGGACTTTTTGAAAAAGGAATTAATTGAGTCTACAGTGGAGCAGCAATTTAAAAATGCTGTATATCATTATGTACTGGAACAAGGAAAAATGGAGGCATATGAGCTAACAGATCCTAAAACAAAAGACTTGCAGGATATTAGATCTGGTGAGGCATTTAGCTTCAAATTTATTAATGCTTGCGCCTTCGCATCCAATAATTTGAAGATGATTTTAAACCCTGAATGTGAAAAGGATATTTTAGGTAAGGGCGATTTTAAAAAGAATTTGCCAAACAGTACTACGCAGTCTGATGTTGTGAAAAAAATGATTCCTTTTTTCTCGGATGAGATTCAAAATGTGAATTTTGATGAAGCTATCTGGGCGATTAGGGGCTCTATTCAGCAAATTAGAAATGAGGTTTACCATTGCAAAAAGCATTCTTGGAAAAGCATACTTAAAATAAAAGGCTTTGAATTTGAACCTAACAATATGAAATATACGGATTCTGATATGCAAAAATTGATGGATAAAGATATCGCCAAAATTCCAGACTTCATCGAAGAAAAACTTAAAAGTAGTGGGATAATAAGGTTCTACAGTCATGATAAATTGCAGTCTATCTGGGAAATGAAGCAAGGGTTTTCGTTGTTGACTACTAATGCGCCGTTTGTCCCAAGCTTTAAACGTGTCTACGCAAAAGGGCACGACTACCAAACTTCTAAAAATAGATATTATGATTTAGGTTTGACTACTTTTGATATTTTGGAATATGGAGAAGAAGATTTTCGTGCACGCTATTTCCTGACGAAGCTAGTTTATTATCAACAATTTATGCCATGGTTTACAGCTGATAATAATGCTTTCCGAGATGCTGCCAATTTTGTATTGCGATTAAATAAAAATAGACAGCAGGATGCAAAAGCTTTTATTAACATTAGAGAAGTTGAAGAAGGTGAGATGCCTAGAGACTATATGGGCTATGTCCAAGGTCAAATAGCGATACATGAGGATTCAACTGAGGATACACCGAATCATTTTGAAAAATTTATTAGCCAGGTTTTTATTAAGGGATTTGATAGTCATATGAGATCTGCTGATTTAAAATTTATTAAAAATCCAAGAAATCAGGGGCTAGAACAAAGTGAAATTGAGGAAATGAGCTTTGATATTAAAGTAGAGCCATCATTTTTGAAAAATAAAGATGACTATATTGCATTTTGGACATTCTGCAAAATGCTGGATGCTAGGCATTTAAGCGAGCTAAGAAACGAAATGATTAAGTATGACGGTCATTTAACTGGAGAACAAGAAATCATTGGTTTAGCATTGCTTGGAGTGGATTCACGAGAGAATGATTGGAAGCAATTTTTTAGCTCAGAACGGGAATACGAGAAAATTATGAAGGGCTATGTTGGAGAGGAATTGTATCAGCGGGAACCGTACCGACAAAGTGATGGCAAAACACCGATTCTTTTTCGTGGTGTAGAGCAAGCGAGGAAGTATGGTACTGAAACAGTGATTCAACGGCTTTTTGATGCTAGTCCTGAGTTTAAAGTGTCGAAATGCAACATAACTGAGTGGGAGCGGCAAAAAGAAACCATTGAAGAGACTATTGAGCGAAGAAAAGAATTGCATAATGAATGGGAAAAAAATCCCAAAAAACCGCAAAATAATGCATTTTTTAAAGAGTATAAAGAGTGTTGTGACGCTATTGATGCTTACAATTGGCATAAAAATAAAACTACGCTTGTATACGTTAATGAGCTGCACCATTTGCTAATTGAAATTCTGGGAAGATATGTTGGCTATGTAGCAATAGCTGATAGAGACTTTCAATGTATGGCGAATCAATATTTTAAGCATTCAGGAATAACTGAGAGAGTGGAATATTGGGGCGATAATAGACTAAAAAGTATTAAAAAGCTGGATACATTCTTGAAAAAAGAAGGACTGTTTGTTTCTGAGAAAAATGCAAGGAATCATATAGCGCATTTAAATTATTTATCACTCAAATCTGAGTGCACGTTGCTGTATTTATCTGAGAGGTTGAGAGAAATTTTTAAGTATGATCGTAAATTAAAGAATGCCGTTTCCAAGTCATTAATCGATATTTTAGATAGACATGGTATGAGCGTCGTATTTGCTAACTTGAAAGAAAATAAACATAGGTTGGTGATAAAAAGCTTAGAGCCAAAAAAATTGAGACATCTAGGTGAGAAAAAAATCGATAATGGTTATATAGAAACAAATCAAGTTTCAGAAGAGTATTGTGGTATAGTAAAGAGACTATTAGAAATTTGA